A genomic segment from Asterias amurensis chromosome 6, ASM3211899v1 encodes:
- the LOC139938645 gene encoding required for meiotic nuclear division protein 1 homolog has translation MASANLLARLCIACCNHSQKHSSSFLSMTQRFPGTILLRCGERTFSSNEVLLRLRGRQCRDDIANHNHPQLQTITSSRCFSILSKCARVEARCLQSNNKIIVSQTTRAKYSQSDDEESPIVFVSKSPSLIGRKTTRKMQSVVPTAPVVLRSRTKKPTRLGVREKKDSWLCTAFSTAEEYQLEHLSLDLQSQGPFKPITMPQDAQDILLMEVLSSDADEDKTEPSQVFFFREGSVVFWNVPDSKLKKILQTISKHEFRPYEVALVTWENEHINFTYGSQGTKLTEDAFILDENKDTEAVTLEKFAFSNAMALSVKLSIWEAYVDKFTSSLEHIPEGLKRGHRLKMSRVEVLRKTGELFSLRHQINLSSDLLISPDFYWDRDGLDALYNKTCQFYSIGRRTRVTNEKLNHCSELVELVRTHLSEHHSLKLEWMIILLILVEVIFEVIHYIQRYLEKESPAHPAEIASGINNQALDGRR, from the exons ATGGCATCAGCAAACCTCCTAGCCAGGTTGTGTATCGCATGCTGTAACCATTCACAGAAACACTCCTCCAGCTTTCTATCGATGACGCAAAGATTTCCCGGAACTATTTTGTTAAGATGTGGCGAGAGAACGTTCAGCTCCAACGAGGTGTTGCTAAGACTACGGGGGCGTCAATGCCGAGATGACATAGCCAACCACAACCATCCTCAACTCCAGACTATAACAAGCAGCAGATGTTTTTCAATTCTCTCGAAGTGTGCAAGAGTAGAAGCAAGATGTTTACAGTCCAACAATAAGATAATAGTTTCGCAGACAACGAGAGCGAAATATTCTCAGAGTGATGACGAAGAATCCCCTATCGTCTTTGTAAGCAAGTCTCCTTCACTTATTGGAAGGAAGACAACAAGGAAAATGCAAAGTGTGGTGCCTACTGCTCCTGTTGTCTTGCGATCAAGAACTAAGAAACCAACAAGGTTGGGTGTACGggaaaaaaag GATTCGTGGCTCTGCACAGCTTTCTCAACGGCAGAGGAGTATCAATTGGAGCACCTCAGCCTTGACCTCCAGTCTCAGGGACCCTTCAAGCCTATCACCATGCCACAGg ATGCCCAAGACATTCTTTTGATGGAGGTCCTGTCTTCAGATGCTGATGAAGATAAGACTGAACCGTCTCAGGTTTTCTTCTTCCGCGAGGGATCTGTTGTATTTTGGAATGTTCCTGATTCCAAG TTGAAGAAGATTTTGCAGACGATAAGCAAGCATGAATTCCGCCCTTATGAGGTTGCCCTGGTGACGTGGGAAAATGAACACATCAACTTCACATATGGCAG TCAGGGTACTAAGCTGACAGAAGATGCATTCATTCTGGATGAGAATAAAGACACAGAGGCTGTGACCCTGGAAAAATTTGCATTCTCCAACGCAATGGCATTATCAG TGAAACTTAGCATATGGGAGGCATATGTTGACAAATTTACATCCTCTTTGGAGCACATTCCTGAG GGTCTTAAGCGCGGACACCGTCTGAAGATGTCTCGCGTTGAGGTGCTTCGTAAGACGGGAGAGCTGTTCTCCCTTAGACATCAGATCAATCTCAGCTCGGACCTTCTCATCTCACCTGACTTCTACTGGGACAGGGACGGCTTGGATGCACTGTATAACAAGACATGTCAGTTCTACAGCATCGGGAGAAGGACTAGG GTAACGAATGAGAAACTCAACCACTGTTCGGAGCTTGTAGAACTCGTAAGGACTCACCTGAGCGAGCATCACTCATTGAAACTGGAATGGATGATTATCCTTCTCATTCTCGTTGAG GTTATATTTGAAGTGATCCATTACATTCAGAGGTATCTGGAGAAAGAGAGTCCGGCTCATCCAGCAGAGATCGCTAGTGGCATTAATAACCAAGCACTGGATGGGCGCAGGTGA
- the LOC139938646 gene encoding tektin-1-like — protein sequence MAKLISAPPKFTHQEWAYSNKTNYNNAEKQRASAERLIDESDRLIDETEEVTKRTQRDVNKKFEQRVHDVTFWKEELNRKLDDTKKEIDMLLAYKTRLANALEACREPLAIANQCLLYREGREAIDLVHDDVERNLLKERETIQGVMALLQRTLDQTTEQIRIMRSRRYTLEKDLTDKFDALDIDQDCRELRDDHPELTFKSGAAKIESNSVTPEDWQQFTNENILKTERDRKNAVDLRAVIDSLLDTTKDDMNKQVSDTNLAFKKRIDETEMTKSELETHLSKIFGQIDEMEKNIQRLTKAIQDKRGPMMLSQTRLDARTNRPNVELCRDPVQYRLINEVAEIDSSVSQLQQTLAGAQDQLKGLIRQQQTLEEDIDVKSKSVHIDNVKCMGLRQSINIKKF from the exons ATGGCTAAACTGATCAGCGCCCCACCAAAGTTTACGCACCAAGAGTGGGCGTACTCCAACAAGACCAACTACAACAATGCCGAGAAGCAACGAGCAAGCGCTGAACGTCTGATTGACGAGAGTGATCGACTTATTGATGAGACGGAAGAGGTGACGAAGAGAACGCAGAGAGATGTCAACAAGAAATTCG agcAAAGAGTCCATGATGTCACATTTTGGAAAGAGGAACTCAACAGAAAACTGGACGACACTAAGAAAGAGATTGACATGTTACTTGCTTATAAAACCAGACTAGCTAATGCACTAGAAGCATGCAGAGAACCTCTAGCAATCGCCAATCAATGTCTACTCTACAG GGAGGGACGTGAAGCCATCGATCTCGTCCATGACGACGTGGAGCGGAACCTCCTGAAGGAGCGTGAGACCATTCAAGGTGTTATGGCTCTACTCCAACGCACCCTAGACCAGACTACAGAGCAGATCAGGATCATGAGGTCACGTCGCTACACTCTGGAGAAGGACCTGACCGATAAGTTTGATGCCCTGGACATCGATCAGGACTGTAGGGAGCTCAGAGACGATCACCCGGAGCTCACTTTCAAATCAGGGGCTGCTAAAATTGAAAGCAA CTCTGTGACCCCAGAAGACTGGCAGCAATTTACCAATGAGAACATCCTGAAGACCGAGAGAGATCGCAAGAATGCCGTGGATCTACGCGCTGTGATCGACAGCTTGCTGGACACCACAAAGGACGACATGAATAAACAAGTCAGCGACACCAACCTCGCCTTCAAGAAGCGCATCGACGAGACCGAAATGACTAAGAGCGAACTGGAGACACATCTCTCTAAG ATCTTCGGCCAAATCGATGAGATGGAGAAGAACATCCAGAGGCTGACCAAGGCCATTCAGGACAAGCGTGGTCCCATGATGCTGTCTCAGACCCGTCTGGATGCCCGCACAAACAGACCCAATGTGGAGCTGTGCCGCGACCCCGTTCAGTACCGCCTCATCAACGAGGTTGCTGAGATCGACTCCAGCGTTTCCCAGCTCCAGCAGACGCTTGCCGGCGCTCAGGATCAACTGAAGGGCTTGATCCGTCAGCAGCAGACACTAGAGGAAGACATTGACGTCAAGTCAAAGTCCGTCCACATCGACAACGTCAAGTGCATGGGTCTCAGACAGAGCATCAACATCAAGAAGTTCTGA